One window from the genome of Candidatus Chlorohelix allophototropha encodes:
- a CDS encoding MMPL family transporter: MYAALGKFIYRYRWFVLIAGIAFMVAAGVFGTSLFGMLKGGGYDNPASESFKAVGTIHDQLGQEDASLVVLFTSKDNTTVVDSPAFAQGVSEVLSKLDGKPYVGKITNYYNSGATQLVSNNKLSTYAIITLAGDTEEQQKHAKELLPLLTSATLKVQVGGQAMVYEQISEQVSKDLETAEMATFPILAILLVLIFGSLIAAALPLAIGGIAILGAFLLLRVAVNFTDVSIFAINIITMLGLGLAIDYSLFVVSRFRDELKRYNGDTRAALVKTMQTAGRTVTFSGLTVAISLLSLQVFPQMFLQSMGLGGAAAVLVAVIASITILPAMLALLSHRVNALSIWSIIHIRRNSEKKLENRGFWYNLSTFVMRRPVVVLLFTVLPLMWVGLPFLRVNLATPDARSLPATAESRIVSEYLSNEFPRNETVPIQLVLKSNSPMLNAANITTLYDYTRKIEAVPGVRRVDSLVTLDSSLDKNAYVGFYSDAGLAQNPQAQIAATHYAKGNYALVSVLYDSDQHSGQAQELVKTIRGLGAPAGMTLEVGGETAYLVDFLASLEESVPFAVAFIVATIFILLFLMLGSVVIPLKAVILNTLSLSVSFGALVWVFQDGNLANVLGFTPLGSIDGTQPILIFAIAFGLSMDYEVFLLSRVKEHYDRFGDTTAAVAHGIQKTGGIITSAAILLVVVIGGFAAGEVVFIKQVGVGLALAILVDATIVRALLVPAAMRLMGKYNWWAPAPLAALYRRAGLSEVEHEDESTPPTSVQPSLFGSRS, from the coding sequence ATGATAACCCGGCTTCTGAATCTTTCAAGGCGGTTGGGACAATTCATGATCAATTGGGACAGGAAGACGCTTCGCTGGTGGTACTTTTCACTTCCAAAGACAATACTACTGTTGTGGATAGTCCAGCCTTTGCTCAAGGGGTTTCAGAAGTGCTTTCCAAATTGGATGGTAAACCTTACGTAGGTAAAATTACCAATTACTACAATTCAGGCGCTACTCAACTGGTTTCTAACAACAAGCTCAGCACCTATGCGATCATTACGTTGGCAGGTGATACTGAAGAACAGCAAAAGCATGCTAAAGAATTGCTTCCACTGCTAACTAGCGCTACTTTAAAAGTGCAGGTTGGTGGGCAAGCGATGGTGTATGAACAGATTAGCGAACAGGTTAGCAAAGACCTTGAAACGGCTGAAATGGCTACTTTCCCCATCCTTGCAATACTGTTAGTGCTGATTTTTGGTAGCCTGATTGCGGCGGCGTTGCCGCTGGCAATCGGTGGTATTGCCATCCTAGGCGCCTTTCTACTGCTGCGCGTTGCCGTTAATTTCACCGATGTCTCTATCTTCGCGATAAATATAATCACAATGCTTGGTTTGGGTTTAGCGATTGACTACAGCTTGTTTGTAGTGAGTCGCTTCCGGGATGAGCTAAAACGTTACAATGGTGATACTCGCGCCGCTTTGGTAAAAACCATGCAAACTGCTGGACGCACCGTAACTTTTAGCGGCTTGACGGTGGCTATCAGCTTGTTGAGCCTACAGGTATTTCCTCAAATGTTCCTGCAAAGTATGGGCTTGGGCGGCGCGGCAGCGGTACTAGTAGCGGTCATTGCTTCTATAACCATATTACCGGCTATGCTGGCGTTGCTTTCTCATCGGGTAAATGCCCTTTCGATTTGGTCAATCATTCACATTCGGCGTAATTCCGAGAAAAAGCTGGAGAATCGCGGCTTCTGGTATAACCTTAGCACCTTTGTAATGCGCCGCCCTGTCGTAGTGCTACTGTTCACTGTGCTTCCACTGATGTGGGTTGGTTTGCCATTCCTTCGGGTAAATCTGGCAACACCGGACGCGCGTAGCCTTCCTGCTACAGCCGAAAGCCGGATAGTAAGCGAGTATTTGAGCAATGAATTTCCGCGCAATGAAACCGTACCGATTCAGCTTGTCCTTAAAAGCAATAGCCCTATGTTGAATGCAGCTAATATTACAACGCTTTATGACTATACTCGTAAAATAGAAGCGGTTCCGGGCGTGCGTCGGGTTGATAGTCTGGTAACACTCGATTCTAGTCTCGATAAAAACGCTTATGTCGGTTTTTATTCGGATGCAGGTTTAGCGCAAAACCCACAAGCACAGATAGCGGCAACACATTACGCCAAGGGCAACTATGCCTTAGTATCGGTACTTTACGATAGCGACCAACATTCAGGTCAAGCGCAAGAACTGGTAAAAACAATACGTGGGCTAGGTGCGCCTGCCGGAATGACTCTTGAAGTGGGTGGCGAAACTGCCTATCTGGTAGATTTTCTTGCCAGCTTGGAAGAAAGCGTGCCCTTCGCCGTAGCGTTCATCGTGGCAACTATCTTCATCCTTTTGTTCTTGATGCTTGGCAGCGTGGTAATACCGCTCAAGGCAGTAATTCTGAATACATTATCGCTGTCGGTCAGTTTCGGGGCATTGGTTTGGGTCTTTCAGGACGGTAATCTCGCCAATGTGTTAGGCTTCACTCCGTTGGGCAGCATTGATGGCACACAGCCAATCCTAATTTTTGCCATCGCTTTTGGTCTTTCGATGGACTATGAAGTCTTTCTCTTGAGCCGGGTGAAAGAGCATTATGACCGCTTCGGCGATACCACTGCCGCCGTAGCGCACGGTATCCAGAAGACCGGCGGAATTATAACCAGTGCGGCAATACTATTGGTAGTGGTAATTGGCGGGTTTGCCGCCGGTGAAGTGGTGTTCATCAAGCAAGTGGGCGTGGGTTTGGCGCTGGCAATTTTGGTGGATGCCACTATAGTGCGGGCGTTATTGGTTCCGGCAGCGATGCGCTTGATGGGAAAATACAATTGGTGGGCACCTGCCCCTCTGGCAGCCCTCTACCGCCGCGCGGGACTCAGCGAAGTGGAACACGAAGACGAGTCCACCCCGCCAACTTCAGTGCAACCCTCGTTGTTTGGTTCACGCAGTTAA
- a CDS encoding glutaminase domain-containing protein translates to MLPIETMLGRLGSRFTLHFPRVSERGFLMGPLGKYYDRAWDFKLGVRLQNTEDGNILENYLPYTSSGTVFSEVEQEITFNSIKWTARDRAYNLSAVFKVTAPFYPRDTMLCTAPFFYIDAEIYAPPDSEPELLVGLADPTRGVKTEGYADGLQYTASYRMIPGHWGPRQPQDSLSDKRIFEAPITLSLLQTPDGAISIDTQNGTIGVKGNGGVVKASFILATFLAEPVLEVGGEPYRFKYLDFFKNIEEVWFYARSNEAEIRRKTALFDSLLADSSLDAGTRNLIAFSFQSYIPNSWWAIPGQNAQPEWYSVWEGNCTFHSTVDVEYNLAWFYLLLWDELLEMTLAEWRKHLKPVSEEAAFMSHDIGALLGSNCQAYPHEMEVEESANFILLAYALWRYSARQTVLLDNREAIVRLSRYILKSATTTSGFPTTGTANTVDDASPAVQFGREQIYLGVKALSALHVAALMLEESDKKLARECRARVRLICQTLEEQAWLGDHFAVCLDRTTTGLINPWNGQSLEEGELEGWNAYSLYTSNGLLYLLASGAPLPPLNLDLFRRDILEARRASLIEYGCTHSSSDHSHIWISQNLHRDLTGAYLGIDPADLPSRYWAFEQFENSMGRGGCFVDTYGSNHLHYYPRGVTSLGLLAAFSGAKFDRVVGKLEFEPVRVPLKVPLLALADWEKGHIPFVGYKLKKNKFRRSITFPELVEPYLKKANNSRKRKKSN, encoded by the coding sequence ATGCTGCCGATTGAAACAATGCTGGGGCGGCTCGGCAGTCGCTTCACCCTCCACTTTCCGCGTGTTTCAGAGCGTGGCTTCCTGATGGGACCGTTGGGCAAATATTATGATCGCGCCTGGGATTTCAAGCTGGGAGTGCGGCTACAAAATACTGAAGATGGAAATATTTTAGAGAATTATTTGCCTTATACTTCATCTGGAACGGTTTTTAGTGAGGTAGAGCAGGAAATCACCTTTAACTCAATTAAGTGGACAGCACGAGATCGCGCTTACAACCTCAGTGCAGTATTTAAAGTTACTGCGCCTTTCTATCCCCGTGATACTATGCTCTGCACCGCTCCCTTCTTTTATATTGATGCGGAAATTTATGCCCCGCCTGATTCTGAGCCTGAATTGCTGGTAGGTTTGGCAGACCCGACCAGAGGTGTAAAAACTGAAGGGTATGCTGATGGTCTGCAATATACAGCTTCTTACCGTATGATTCCGGGTCATTGGGGACCGCGCCAACCGCAGGATAGCCTCAGTGACAAGCGTATTTTTGAAGCTCCCATCACCCTTTCTCTGTTACAGACCCCGGATGGCGCTATTTCAATAGATACGCAAAATGGGACAATTGGAGTTAAGGGTAACGGGGGAGTTGTAAAAGCCTCTTTTATACTTGCGACTTTTCTGGCTGAACCTGTACTTGAAGTGGGAGGTGAGCCTTACCGCTTTAAATACCTCGACTTTTTCAAGAATATTGAGGAAGTGTGGTTTTACGCCCGTAGTAATGAGGCAGAAATTCGCCGTAAAACTGCCCTGTTCGACAGTTTGCTAGCGGATAGTTCGCTGGATGCCGGCACTCGAAACCTCATAGCTTTCAGTTTTCAAAGCTATATTCCTAATAGTTGGTGGGCTATTCCGGGGCAAAATGCACAGCCGGAATGGTATAGCGTCTGGGAGGGCAATTGTACTTTCCATTCGACAGTGGATGTTGAGTATAATCTCGCTTGGTTCTACCTATTATTGTGGGATGAACTACTCGAAATGACGCTGGCGGAGTGGCGCAAGCATCTCAAGCCTGTATCGGAAGAAGCTGCTTTTATGAGTCACGATATTGGGGCATTACTCGGCTCAAATTGCCAAGCTTATCCGCATGAAATGGAAGTGGAGGAGAGCGCAAATTTTATTCTACTTGCCTATGCCTTATGGCGATATTCTGCCCGCCAAACGGTACTACTCGATAATCGGGAGGCGATTGTTCGGTTGTCGCGCTATATCCTAAAAAGTGCTACCACTACCAGCGGCTTTCCTACCACCGGCACTGCCAACACCGTAGATGATGCTTCTCCTGCCGTTCAATTCGGACGCGAGCAAATTTATTTGGGCGTTAAAGCGTTGTCGGCTTTGCATGTTGCCGCCCTGATGCTGGAAGAAAGTGACAAAAAGCTGGCGAGGGAATGCCGCGCTAGAGTTAGGCTTATCTGCCAAACTTTGGAGGAACAGGCATGGCTAGGCGACCATTTTGCAGTATGTCTCGATCGCACCACAACGGGTCTTATAAATCCTTGGAACGGGCAATCACTAGAGGAGGGCGAGTTGGAGGGTTGGAACGCTTACTCGCTTTATACTTCAAATGGCTTGCTGTATTTGCTGGCAAGCGGCGCACCCCTACCGCCGCTTAATCTTGATTTGTTCCGCCGCGATATTTTGGAAGCGCGCCGTGCCAGTCTTATTGAATATGGCTGTACTCATAGCAGTTCCGATCATTCGCATATCTGGATCAGCCAGAATCTACATCGTGACCTAACCGGGGCTTATTTGGGTATTGACCCTGCCGATTTACCCTCACGTTATTGGGCGTTTGAACAATTTGAAAATAGTATGGGGCGAGGTGGCTGTTTCGTGGATACCTATGGCTCAAATCATTTACATTATTACCCACGTGGTGTTACTTCGTTGGGTTTACTTGCGGCATTTTCCGGCGCAAAATTTGACCGTGTTGTCGGTAAGCTAGAATTTGAGCCGGTACGAGTACCCTTGAAAGTACCTTTATTAGCGCTTGCAGACTGGGAAAAGGGACATATCCCGTTTGTTGGGTATAAACTTAAAAAAAATAAATTTAGACGTTCGATAACTTTTCCTGAACTGGTAGAGCCTTATTTGAAAAAGGCAAATAATAGCCGGAAAAGGAAAAAGAGTAATTGA
- a CDS encoding acyltransferase family protein, whose amino-acid sequence MLKKLNQSILNIFVVKPGTVEPLAYMDGIRAIAVLQVLVFHCWVLSGSPELTFKSPFSGNITHWTFLISAGHTGVLLFFALSGFLLAQNWFSADYNNKPRPSVRKYFRLRFFRIMPAYYSCLFFMLLFFTPKYIPSAYVFSGDGFFALGAHLTFTQYLFPISSGDYTINGSLWTLTIEMIFYLVLPWAIPLFLRNRWIIAVPFAIIANILWLYLCKYSLDPVVAIYQSSVARFSVDSETIRYFLSNQFFGYISFFALGIAVANVYTRYRLNIPSGKIFKIATGKIAGNFYFIIGLALILSLLFELRNDSSLIIQYYAGRILYGIGITLFIMGVLFGSNFWRYIFSITPLRIIGIIGYSVYLWHMPLIYLIKSYPEIEALPVEQRFLQVLLYTSVGVFLLGTIFYLAIEKPFMLSARKNSKQPVVMDAAPVQLSSMPQESHINIVGTYFENNH is encoded by the coding sequence TTGCTAAAAAAGTTAAACCAATCAATATTAAACATATTCGTGGTAAAGCCCGGTACAGTAGAACCTTTGGCTTATATGGATGGAATCCGTGCTATTGCAGTTTTACAAGTCCTTGTATTCCACTGCTGGGTTTTATCGGGTAGTCCAGAACTAACCTTTAAATCACCTTTTTCCGGGAATATTACTCATTGGACTTTTTTAATCAGCGCAGGGCATACCGGTGTCCTTCTTTTCTTTGCTCTTAGCGGCTTCTTATTAGCACAGAATTGGTTTTCTGCTGATTACAATAATAAACCTCGACCCAGTGTTAGAAAATATTTTAGATTGCGCTTCTTCAGAATTATGCCTGCTTATTATAGCTGTCTTTTTTTTATGTTGCTGTTCTTTACCCCAAAATATATACCTTCTGCCTATGTTTTCAGTGGCGATGGATTTTTTGCCTTAGGAGCGCACCTAACCTTTACTCAATATTTGTTTCCTATATCGTCTGGCGATTACACTATTAACGGGTCATTATGGACACTAACAATTGAGATGATATTTTATTTAGTATTACCTTGGGCTATACCACTATTTCTTCGTAATCGCTGGATAATAGCGGTACCTTTTGCTATTATTGCAAACATCCTGTGGTTATATTTATGTAAATATTCGCTCGACCCTGTTGTTGCTATATATCAAAGTTCTGTTGCTAGGTTCTCAGTTGATAGTGAAACCATACGTTATTTTCTATCAAATCAATTTTTCGGCTATATCTCCTTTTTTGCACTTGGAATAGCAGTTGCAAATGTATATACACGGTATCGCTTAAATATCCCTTCTGGGAAAATATTTAAAATAGCTACCGGAAAAATAGCTGGAAACTTTTACTTCATAATCGGATTAGCCCTGATTTTATCGCTTTTGTTTGAACTTAGAAACGATAGTAGCTTAATTATCCAGTATTATGCTGGAAGGATACTTTATGGTATAGGGATAACCTTGTTCATAATGGGTGTATTGTTCGGCAGTAATTTTTGGCGCTATATATTCAGCATAACCCCTTTGCGCATAATAGGCATTATCGGCTATTCGGTTTATTTATGGCACATGCCTTTGATATATCTGATTAAAAGTTATCCTGAAATTGAAGCACTCCCAGTGGAGCAGCGTTTCCTACAAGTCTTGCTTTATACATCCGTTGGAGTTTTCCTGCTTGGCACCATATTTTATCTGGCTATAGAAAAACCTTTTATGCTCAGCGCGAGAAAGAATAGCAAACAACCAGTAGTAATGGATGCTGCCCCGGTACAATTATCCAGCATGCCTCAAGAATCACATATAAATATTGTAGGAACTTATTTCGAGAATAATCATTAA
- a CDS encoding histidine phosphatase family protein has protein sequence MNFGESPREFQLRVHKAFDTMAAKILSRSLPENIALVTHAGVINILYYRLKGLEWNNKKPVFPSTCTGLHEVCYLEGNWKITVENDSTHLRTRKR, from the coding sequence ATCAACTTCGGCGAAAGCCCGCGTGAGTTTCAGCTTCGCGTGCATAAAGCGTTTGATACCATGGCGGCTAAGATTCTTTCCCGAAGCCTTCCTGAAAATATTGCATTGGTAACACACGCCGGAGTGATAAATATTTTATACTATCGTTTAAAGGGCTTGGAATGGAATAACAAAAAACCTGTCTTTCCAAGCACTTGCACCGGATTACATGAAGTGTGCTATCTTGAAGGTAATTGGAAAATAACTGTTGAGAACGATAGCACCCATTTGCGAACAAGAAAAAGATAA
- a CDS encoding SWIM zinc finger family protein produces the protein MKLKTLTYLDVENLADTILVFQRGQAYLASGAVLKFRLDSGGKSIQARVAGSGDIYQVEIAEVGADLEIDCTCPYDGYICKHAVSVLLYYLKERSANSFTDEAQGQASQTNVVSALGKTLESMEHIQLVELLLRLSEQSDAFRRTLLENITIPKQVIRQQPSNPTGLRRLMHEITHYFSQLPQTLDEYYESEELDEIDDFFEQIGTFNPNDQLELLIHLVGAGNDVMEEYPINAVQIGRALTFYGEAAALIFPSPKEKQDHFDWLLNTLSTLEIWEYGAEKEDLKAGLDALATTPADYTYLLKQFKKLAEEYPVVTDWIANYYLKLGDDLNYLAIRQANLVSEAHYLQLADYWRSKGNEAKYLETLESWLVRLEEDKTQQRSTPFSYSSLQGSGSILERLVEYYLKYHDDENLLRILLAQVNYLRPTLELYRKVKDLAERLHNWQIVRKQFIELINPYDQRTLAEIHLYEKDWQAAIDLARQQTGYGQEDIKTLVARGVQQYRPEVAIELYMSLVDFNIERANRKYYQEGARYAALIKGVYLEILKDPIGWQHYISKIRSVNSRRPALQDEFKAL, from the coding sequence ATGAAACTGAAAACTCTTACTTACCTAGATGTAGAAAATCTTGCGGATACTATCCTTGTTTTTCAGCGTGGTCAAGCTTATCTGGCTTCCGGTGCTGTGCTAAAATTCCGACTTGATTCCGGTGGTAAAAGCATCCAAGCCAGAGTAGCCGGAAGTGGTGATATTTATCAGGTAGAAATTGCCGAGGTTGGGGCTGACCTAGAAATAGACTGTACTTGTCCTTATGATGGCTACATTTGCAAACATGCCGTATCAGTGCTGCTTTATTATCTGAAAGAGAGGAGTGCTAATAGTTTTACGGACGAAGCTCAAGGGCAAGCAAGTCAAACCAACGTAGTATCGGCGTTGGGCAAAACGCTAGAAAGCATGGAACACATACAATTGGTAGAATTATTACTGCGACTAAGCGAGCAAAGCGATGCTTTTCGGCGTACCCTACTAGAAAATATCACTATTCCCAAACAGGTCATCCGGCAGCAGCCGAGTAACCCCACCGGATTACGCCGCCTCATGCACGAAATCACCCATTACTTCAGTCAATTGCCCCAGACCCTTGATGAATATTACGAGAGCGAGGAATTGGACGAGATAGATGACTTTTTTGAACAAATTGGCACTTTTAATCCGAACGACCAGCTAGAATTGCTAATACATTTAGTGGGAGCCGGGAACGATGTAATGGAGGAGTATCCTATTAACGCCGTGCAAATAGGACGAGCTTTAACTTTCTATGGTGAGGCTGCTGCTTTGATTTTTCCCTCTCCAAAGGAAAAGCAGGATCACTTTGATTGGTTGTTAAATACCCTATCAACTTTAGAAATCTGGGAGTATGGCGCTGAAAAAGAAGACCTCAAGGCTGGATTGGATGCGTTGGCAACAACCCCAGCGGATTATACTTACTTGCTAAAGCAATTTAAGAAACTTGCGGAAGAATACCCCGTTGTAACGGACTGGATTGCCAACTACTATCTTAAACTAGGCGATGATCTTAACTACCTAGCCATCCGACAGGCTAACCTCGTAAGCGAAGCGCATTACCTCCAATTGGCAGACTATTGGCGAAGCAAAGGTAATGAAGCTAAATATTTGGAAACGCTGGAAAGCTGGCTTGTTAGGTTGGAAGAAGATAAAACTCAACAACGCTCTACGCCATTTTCATATTCATCCTTACAAGGCTCTGGTAGCATCCTCGAACGGTTAGTAGAGTATTATTTGAAATACCATGACGACGAAAACCTGTTGCGTATTTTATTGGCTCAAGTCAACTATCTCAGACCTACCCTCGAACTATATCGAAAGGTAAAGGATTTAGCCGAACGCTTGCATAATTGGCAGATAGTCCGCAAACAATTCATAGAGTTGATTAACCCTTATGATCAAAGAACACTGGCTGAAATCCACTTGTATGAAAAAGATTGGCAAGCTGCAATAGATTTGGCTCGGCAGCAGACCGGCTACGGTCAGGAGGATATCAAAACTCTAGTAGCGCGTGGGGTGCAACAATATCGACCTGAAGTAGCAATCGAATTATACATGAGCCTAGTAGATTTTAATATTGAACGGGCAAACCGCAAATACTATCAGGAAGGCGCTAGATACGCCGCTCTTATAAAAGGAGTGTACCTAGAAATCTTGAAAGACCCGATTGGTTGGCAGCATTACATCAGTAAAATTAGAAGCGTTAACAGTCGTCGCCCGGCTTTACAGGATGAATTCAAAGCTTTATAA
- the accD gene encoding acetyl-CoA carboxylase, carboxyltransferase subunit beta: protein MRDLFRRNPKQPDVAGNKTDSDTTKDNAPMFSWNRQQPSNKPVPEQHNIPDDLWIKCTKCHELIYTKEFEINKKVCSKCNYHTRLSARERVTLLADDDSFEEMDAGLINADPLGFVSIAEPPYPQKMAQTRKKTGENEALITGLCKINGKPIALAICNFAFQGGSMGSVFGEKMARVVEKAIEKRIPVVTISASGGARMHEGLFSLMQLGKISVAFARLGQLRLPHFSVFTDPTLGGVTASYASVADVIIAEPGALIGFAGPRVIEQTTKQKLPPGFQTAEFMLEHGMVDLIVPRRELKDSIANLVNLYMLAHSRSYSHEVAYAG, encoded by the coding sequence TTGAGAGATTTATTCAGGAGAAACCCCAAGCAACCGGATGTTGCTGGTAACAAAACCGATAGCGATACCACAAAAGATAATGCACCTATGTTTAGCTGGAACCGCCAGCAACCTTCTAACAAACCGGTGCCAGAACAGCATAATATCCCCGATGACCTGTGGATTAAATGCACTAAATGCCATGAACTGATTTATACCAAAGAGTTTGAAATTAATAAAAAAGTCTGTAGCAAATGTAATTACCATACTCGCCTGAGTGCGCGTGAAAGGGTGACTTTGCTGGCAGATGACGACAGCTTTGAAGAGATGGATGCTGGATTAATCAATGCCGACCCGCTTGGTTTTGTCAGCATCGCAGAGCCACCATATCCCCAGAAAATGGCGCAAACCCGAAAGAAAACCGGGGAGAACGAAGCGTTAATAACTGGGCTATGTAAAATTAACGGGAAACCAATCGCGCTGGCAATTTGTAATTTTGCTTTCCAAGGCGGAAGTATGGGAAGCGTTTTTGGCGAAAAAATGGCGCGGGTAGTGGAGAAAGCCATCGAGAAACGAATACCGGTGGTGACTATTTCTGCCAGTGGTGGTGCACGTATGCACGAAGGTTTGTTTTCACTTATGCAACTAGGGAAAATCTCGGTTGCATTTGCGCGTTTGGGTCAGTTGCGCTTACCCCACTTCTCAGTTTTTACAGACCCTACTCTGGGTGGTGTTACTGCCAGTTATGCCTCGGTAGCTGACGTGATAATTGCCGAACCCGGTGCCTTAATCGGTTTTGCCGGTCCTCGTGTAATCGAACAAACTACCAAACAGAAACTTCCTCCCGGTTTTCAAACCGCAGAATTTATGCTAGAGCATGGTATGGTTGACCTCATTGTGCCTCGCCGCGAATTAAAAGATAGTATTGCCAATCTCGTCAACCTTTATATGCTTGCTCATAGCCGAAGTTATTCCCATGAGGTGGCTTATGCCGGGTAA
- a CDS encoding acetyl-CoA carboxylase carboxyltransferase subunit alpha: MPGKEKKEIPTNNVTWEKVLLARHSMRPHALDFMNGLFKDFVELHGDRRFGDDSALVAGVAKFNTRSVIIMGQQKGRDTKENIARNFGSAHAEGYRKALRLFQQAEKFGMPIITFIDTGGAYPGKASEERGVGLAIAENLMELCRVKVPTIAVVTGEGGSGGALAIGIADRLLMLENAIYSVASPEAAATILWKDSAQAPAAAQAMKITAEELKDFGIIDEIVPEPVGGAQTDPPALMVTLAEALEHHLSELEQAFVVKGEAGIQAMLQARYNKYRAIGHWSEVNVLAGARE, encoded by the coding sequence ATGCCGGGTAAAGAAAAAAAAGAAATCCCGACTAATAATGTTACTTGGGAAAAAGTATTATTAGCTCGTCATTCTATGCGCCCGCATGCGCTCGATTTTATGAACGGACTATTCAAGGATTTCGTGGAATTACATGGTGACCGCCGTTTTGGTGATGACAGTGCCTTGGTTGCTGGAGTTGCCAAATTCAACACTCGTTCGGTTATAATTATGGGACAGCAAAAGGGACGGGATACAAAAGAAAACATTGCCCGTAACTTTGGCTCAGCCCATGCTGAGGGCTACCGTAAAGCCTTGCGCTTATTTCAGCAAGCCGAAAAATTCGGCATGCCGATTATAACCTTTATTGATACCGGTGGAGCTTATCCGGGAAAAGCTAGTGAGGAACGCGGGGTTGGTCTTGCAATTGCAGAAAATCTAATGGAATTGTGTCGTGTAAAAGTGCCAACTATCGCGGTGGTAACCGGTGAAGGCGGAAGCGGCGGCGCATTAGCCATCGGTATTGCTGACCGCTTACTTATGCTCGAAAACGCCATCTATAGTGTGGCAAGCCCTGAAGCTGCCGCTACGATTCTTTGGAAGGACTCGGCACAAGCTCCTGCAGCGGCACAAGCCATGAAGATTACCGCAGAAGAATTAAAAGATTTCGGAATTATTGATGAGATTGTGCCTGAACCAGTAGGCGGCGCACAAACTGACCCTCCTGCTTTAATGGTTACTCTTGCTGAAGCTTTGGAACACCATCTCTCGGAATTGGAACAAGCGTTTGTTGTCAAAGGAGAGGCGGGAATTCAAGCGATGTTACAAGCGCGTTATAACAAATATCGGGCGATCGGGCATTGGAGCGAAGTTAATGTATTAGCCGGTGCGCGTGAATAA
- a CDS encoding DsbA family protein produces the protein MSQQKQTGKDTSTVTPSPSRNNRNSKQSSSKKEAMRQRQLKRRRNQIILVGIGVVVVAIIGIFTIVALSTPTSFDKLPASSTQDTDYLTLGAANAQVALIEYADVRCPACKQYFDQADSSIRDTFVKTGQIKYIFRNYTVVDDILRDSDSQRGAQAIRCAADQKRGWDFRDSMYANYRGESTGVITDKVLKDLAKALGLNQDQFNSCLDTSKYKQAVADEKTAAKAKGVSGTPTFFLSINGAEQEIQYSTYDDIKSKIAAAVQQNPPTTPK, from the coding sequence ATGTCACAACAAAAACAAACTGGAAAAGACACGTCAACAGTTACTCCTAGCCCTTCGCGGAATAATAGAAATTCCAAACAGAGCAGTTCCAAAAAAGAGGCGATGCGGCAACGCCAGCTAAAACGACGGCGAAATCAGATTATTCTGGTTGGTATTGGGGTAGTGGTAGTGGCTATTATCGGTATATTCACCATAGTGGCTCTTTCCACTCCCACTTCCTTTGATAAATTGCCCGCAAGCTCAACTCAGGATACGGACTATCTAACACTTGGCGCTGCCAATGCACAAGTTGCTTTGATTGAATATGCCGATGTACGCTGCCCAGCTTGCAAGCAATATTTTGATCAGGCTGATTCATCCATTAGAGATACTTTCGTCAAAACCGGACAAATCAAGTATATTTTCAGAAACTATACGGTAGTGGACGATATTTTACGTGATTCCGATTCGCAGCGTGGCGCTCAAGCAATTAGATGCGCCGCCGATCAAAAGCGTGGTTGGGATTTTCGAGATTCGATGTATGCCAATTACCGAGGTGAATCAACCGGTGTAATAACGGATAAAGTTCTTAAGGATCTTGCCAAAGCTCTTGGTTTGAATCAAGATCAGTTCAATTCATGCCTCGACACCAGTAAGTACAAGCAGGCGGTGGCTGATGAAAAAACCGCTGCTAAGGCTAAGGGTGTAAGCGGCACTCCCACCTTCTTCTTGAGCATCAACGGCGCTGAACAAGAGATCCAATATAGTACCTACGACGATATTAAATCTAAAATCGCCGCTGCCGTTCAGCAGAATCCACCGACTACCCCCAAGTAA